A genomic region of Thermodesulfitimonas autotrophica contains the following coding sequences:
- a CDS encoding TolB family protein → MRSGKLAKVALCFGLCLLAVYGCFKGYPLGAPAGREVEGALKSRGGREVVVFTLVRGPVRGFYSEGRSSPGEVAASVWLLDPGTGAAWRLSDGETSRAMHPALSPDGRFVLYVRGSEHPGERNSLAWVALDGKGRLGIPPGEKFNPWWPAFSPRGDRIAYSALPDQIVLQDTKGGSGKPLGAHITKNRGEKYSRLDSLRWSPKGSYLTWEAVPQGAGSFLYPIFTVRVDGTRLKQVARGHSPAWDPEGKRLYFLVPAQQTEEGAFDPSLPAYIVSVRPDGSAVRNEAVFKTAAGLGTAFGVGEKVFYYAAAVTLADGTVAETIVALDRVKKTKKAVFKAPPGCWVADLVVGKTNCLEELKKRRAQEAQRS, encoded by the coding sequence ATGCGTTCCGGAAAACTCGCCAAAGTCGCCCTCTGTTTCGGGCTCTGCCTGCTCGCCGTTTACGGGTGTTTTAAAGGGTATCCGCTTGGAGCGCCGGCGGGAAGGGAAGTAGAAGGGGCGCTTAAAAGCCGGGGAGGGCGGGAGGTTGTCGTTTTCACTCTCGTGCGCGGCCCCGTCAGGGGCTTCTACTCTGAGGGCCGGAGCAGTCCGGGAGAAGTGGCGGCAAGCGTCTGGCTGCTCGATCCCGGGACGGGAGCGGCCTGGCGCCTCTCAGACGGGGAAACATCCCGGGCAATGCACCCGGCGCTTTCCCCCGACGGGCGTTTCGTGCTTTACGTGCGCGGCAGCGAACACCCTGGAGAGAGAAACAGTTTGGCATGGGTAGCCCTCGACGGAAAAGGGCGCCTCGGGATCCCTCCCGGGGAGAAGTTCAATCCCTGGTGGCCGGCCTTTTCCCCTCGCGGTGACCGGATTGCTTACAGTGCCCTGCCGGACCAGATCGTGCTTCAGGACACCAAAGGCGGCTCCGGAAAACCGCTTGGCGCGCATATTACCAAAAACCGGGGAGAAAAGTACAGCCGGCTTGATTCCCTCCGCTGGTCGCCCAAAGGCTCTTATCTCACCTGGGAAGCGGTGCCGCAGGGCGCCGGCAGCTTTCTTTACCCCATCTTTACGGTAAGAGTGGACGGTACCAGGCTCAAGCAGGTCGCGCGCGGGCATTCTCCTGCCTGGGATCCGGAGGGGAAGCGCCTTTACTTTCTGGTCCCCGCACAACAGACGGAGGAAGGAGCGTTTGATCCTTCCCTGCCGGCCTACATCGTTTCGGTGCGGCCGGACGGGAGCGCCGTCCGGAACGAGGCGGTTTTTAAAACCGCCGCGGGACTGGGGACCGCTTTCGGGGTGGGGGAGAAGGTTTTCTACTACGCCGCCGCGGTGACGCTGGCCGACGGCACGGTGGCGGAGACTATCGTGGCCCTCGACCGCGTAAAAAAGACGAAAAAGGCGGTTTTTAAGGCCCCGCCCGGCTGCTGGGTCGCTGATCTGGTTGTCGGCAAGACCAACTGCCTGGAAGAGCTCAAAAAGCGGCGGGCGCAGGAGGCGCAGCGGTCCTGA
- a CDS encoding formate dehydrogenase accessory sulfurtransferase FdhD yields MVTSTYQIHRYVSGTWQESPDQVAAEKVLDLYLDGAFLKKIHFLPREPELLLLGHLFLEGLIRSREEIAEVEIDIEKNAARVTRRALKESPWQPASLDQTQPKISPAAVLKLAAALAANPLFRQTGAVHCGLIAAQEEILFGTEDTGRFNVLDKLAGYILREKLSAPDLTITFSGRLTGEIVSRLAKIKVPVVISPAAPTTQGIAIATAAGLTLIGFARDDRFNVYTHAQRFEP; encoded by the coding sequence TTGGTCACCTCTACCTATCAGATTCACCGTTACGTTAGCGGCACGTGGCAAGAGAGTCCGGATCAGGTCGCCGCAGAAAAAGTGCTCGATCTTTACCTTGACGGCGCCTTCCTCAAGAAAATTCACTTTCTCCCGCGCGAGCCGGAACTCCTCCTCCTCGGGCACCTGTTTCTTGAAGGCTTGATTCGGAGCCGCGAGGAGATAGCCGAAGTGGAAATCGACATTGAAAAAAACGCGGCCCGGGTGACCCGCCGGGCTTTAAAAGAGAGTCCTTGGCAGCCTGCTTCCCTCGACCAGACGCAGCCGAAAATTTCCCCGGCCGCCGTCCTGAAGCTAGCTGCCGCCCTCGCAGCAAACCCGCTTTTCCGGCAGACCGGCGCCGTGCATTGCGGCCTGATCGCAGCGCAGGAGGAGATTCTCTTTGGCACTGAAGATACCGGGCGCTTCAACGTCCTGGATAAACTAGCGGGCTATATCCTGCGTGAGAAACTATCGGCCCCTGACCTCACCATCACCTTCAGCGGCCGGCTCACCGGTGAAATCGTCAGCCGCCTCGCCAAAATAAAAGTGCCGGTGGTCATTTCACCGGCGGCGCCAACCACGCAGGGAATCGCGATCGCCACCGCCGCGGGTCTCACCCTTATCGGCTTCGCGCGGGACGACCGCTTTAATGTTTACACGCACGCCCAGCGCTTCGAGCCGTAG
- the fdhF gene encoding formate dehydrogenase subunit alpha — MAREVTLVINGREITVPEGTTILEAARQAGIYIPTLCYDPELSPWGGCRLCIVEVRGWNNLPASCITPVRQGMVVETESPAVRHARKTLIELLLANHPQDCLTCERTGACTLQDLAYRYGVRETSFHGKRREYGIENNNPFIVRDMNKCILCGLCVRVCGELVGRSVIDFTKRGFFTKITPPMDVPLEESNCIFCGNCISVCPVGALTPKPMWGQGRRWEVKKVRTVCSYCGVGCSFDLNVKDDRVIGVTSTPEAPVNGRWLCIKGRFGFGFIHHRERLQMPLVRDPYLFSKVTWDRAVKLVATRLKEIKEKYGPDAIGVLASARCTNEENYLLGKFARAVIGTNNIDHCARLUHSPTVAGLAAAFGSGAATNTLAEIPGAEFILVIGSNTTETHPVIAIQIQKALRRGAVLAVVDPRRTEIAARAHYYLQIRPGTDVALLNGFANAILSEGLWDEAFVAARTENFEAFRERVSQYPPKFVAGICGVPAELIYKVARGYAQAKKAIILYTMGVTQHTCGTNNVLAIANLAMLCGHIGKEACGVYPLRGQNNVQGACDMGALPDMLPGYQPVTDRRVRAKFEAAWNAKLPETPGLTASEMFEAAAEGRIKAMYIMGENPLVTEANSSLVKEALQKLEFLVVQDLFLTETAQYAHVVLPAASFAEKEGTFTNTERRIQRVRRAIPPVGDAKPDGEIICSIARAMGYPMWYISPADIMAEIASLTPIYGGVSYAYLEPEGLFWPCPVPGHPGTRILHQNRFVRGKGRFHPVSFARPDEEPDGEHPFLLITGRYLTHYHSGSMTRRTPLGFYQETCLEVNPEDAARLGIGCGERVTVISRWGSVKMRAAVNEGLPPGIVFATFHSAESPVNVLVGPARDPVAKIPAYKGVAVRIEKAVK, encoded by the coding sequence TTGGCCAGAGAAGTTACCCTGGTGATCAACGGACGCGAAATTACGGTGCCTGAGGGGACCACTATCCTAGAGGCGGCGCGGCAAGCCGGCATTTACATTCCGACCCTCTGCTACGACCCTGAGCTTTCGCCCTGGGGCGGTTGCCGCTTGTGTATCGTTGAGGTGCGGGGTTGGAATAACCTCCCTGCTTCCTGCATCACACCCGTGCGCCAGGGGATGGTGGTGGAGACGGAGAGCCCGGCAGTGCGCCACGCCCGCAAAACGCTTATCGAACTCCTTTTGGCGAATCACCCTCAGGACTGTCTTACCTGCGAGCGGACCGGGGCCTGCACCTTGCAGGACCTTGCCTACCGTTACGGGGTGAGGGAGACGAGCTTTCATGGCAAGCGGCGCGAGTATGGGATTGAGAACAATAATCCCTTCATCGTCCGGGACATGAATAAGTGCATCCTTTGCGGTCTCTGCGTGCGGGTTTGCGGCGAGCTCGTTGGCCGGTCGGTGATCGACTTTACGAAGCGGGGTTTCTTTACCAAGATCACCCCGCCTATGGATGTCCCGCTTGAGGAGTCCAACTGCATTTTTTGCGGCAACTGCATCTCTGTCTGTCCTGTTGGGGCGCTAACCCCAAAGCCGATGTGGGGTCAGGGGCGGCGTTGGGAAGTTAAAAAGGTGCGCACCGTCTGTTCTTACTGCGGTGTCGGTTGCTCCTTCGACCTGAACGTAAAAGACGACCGGGTTATCGGGGTCACTTCTACTCCCGAAGCGCCCGTCAACGGACGCTGGCTCTGTATCAAGGGGCGCTTCGGCTTTGGCTTTATTCACCACCGGGAACGGTTGCAGATGCCGCTGGTGCGCGACCCCTACCTTTTCAGCAAGGTTACCTGGGACCGGGCAGTTAAACTGGTAGCCACAAGGCTCAAGGAGATAAAAGAAAAATACGGTCCTGACGCGATCGGGGTCCTCGCTTCCGCGCGGTGCACAAACGAGGAGAACTACCTCCTGGGCAAGTTCGCGCGGGCGGTGATCGGGACGAACAACATCGACCACTGTGCTCGCCTCTGACACTCCCCTACGGTCGCCGGTCTGGCGGCAGCGTTTGGCAGCGGTGCGGCAACGAATACCTTGGCGGAGATTCCGGGGGCGGAGTTTATCCTGGTTATCGGCAGCAACACTACGGAGACGCACCCGGTAATCGCCATCCAGATCCAAAAGGCTTTGCGGCGCGGGGCGGTGCTGGCCGTGGTAGACCCGCGGCGGACCGAGATAGCGGCGCGGGCCCACTATTACCTCCAGATCAGGCCGGGAACGGACGTTGCGCTCCTGAATGGCTTCGCCAACGCGATCTTAAGCGAGGGGCTATGGGACGAGGCGTTCGTTGCCGCGCGGACGGAGAATTTCGAGGCCTTCAGGGAAAGGGTGAGCCAGTACCCGCCGAAGTTTGTAGCGGGCATCTGCGGCGTGCCGGCGGAGCTTATCTACAAGGTGGCGCGAGGGTACGCGCAGGCGAAGAAGGCGATAATCCTTTACACTATGGGGGTTACCCAGCATACCTGCGGCACCAATAACGTGTTGGCCATCGCCAACCTGGCCATGCTTTGCGGGCACATCGGGAAAGAAGCGTGCGGTGTCTACCCGCTCCGGGGGCAGAATAACGTGCAGGGCGCCTGCGATATGGGGGCGCTGCCGGATATGCTTCCCGGCTACCAGCCGGTAACCGACCGGCGGGTCCGGGCGAAGTTTGAGGCGGCCTGGAACGCCAAACTGCCCGAGACGCCGGGGCTTACCGCTTCGGAGATGTTCGAGGCGGCGGCCGAGGGGCGGATCAAGGCGATGTACATCATGGGCGAAAACCCTTTAGTGACGGAGGCCAACAGCAGCCTGGTCAAGGAGGCGCTCCAGAAACTCGAGTTTTTGGTGGTTCAAGACCTCTTTCTTACCGAGACGGCGCAGTACGCACACGTGGTTCTGCCGGCGGCGAGCTTTGCTGAGAAGGAAGGGACTTTCACCAACACGGAAAGGCGCATCCAGCGCGTCCGCCGGGCGATTCCACCTGTGGGTGACGCGAAACCGGACGGGGAGATTATCTGCAGCATAGCGCGGGCGATGGGCTACCCGATGTGGTACATCTCCCCTGCGGACATCATGGCGGAGATAGCGAGCCTCACGCCGATCTACGGGGGCGTCTCCTACGCTTACCTCGAGCCCGAGGGTCTTTTCTGGCCGTGTCCGGTGCCCGGCCATCCGGGTACGCGGATCTTACACCAGAACCGGTTTGTCCGGGGCAAGGGGCGCTTTCACCCGGTGAGTTTCGCCCGTCCGGACGAGGAACCGGACGGGGAACACCCCTTCCTGCTGATTACCGGGCGCTACCTTACTCACTACCACTCGGGTTCCATGACCCGCCGCACGCCGCTCGGCTTTTACCAGGAAACCTGCCTCGAAGTGAACCCGGAAGATGCGGCGCGGTTAGGGATCGGTTGCGGGGAGCGGGTAACGGTCATCTCGCGCTGGGGTTCGGTCAAGATGCGGGCTGCTGTGAACGAGGGGCTGCCTCCAGGTATTGTTTTTGCCACGTTCCACTCGGCCGAAAGTCCGGTAAACGTGCTGGTGGGACCGGCGCGTGACCCGGTGGCGAAGATCCCGGCCTACAAAGGTGTGGCGGTCCGGATCGAAAAGGCAGTGAAGTAG